The proteins below come from a single Actinomycetes bacterium genomic window:
- a CDS encoding isocitrate lyase/phosphoenolpyruvate mutase family protein, producing MTGHAEKARRFMALHRGERPLLLPNPWDRGSARLLASLGFQALATTSSGYAATLGRLDGSVTRDEAVGHAASIVQATDLPVSADLENGFGDQPADVADTLRLALDAGLAGCSVEDFTGREDAPIYDAGLAAERVAAAAQVAHGGPVHLVLTARAENYLHGRPDLSDTIGRLQACQEAGADVLYAPGLRRLEDIRQLVASVDRPVNVLARPGAPAVSELAAVGVSRVSVGGAFAFAALGAVIEAARELSAEGTYTFWERASIGLQGARSAFGR from the coding sequence GTGACCGGACACGCTGAGAAGGCCAGACGGTTCATGGCCCTGCACCGTGGCGAGCGTCCCCTGCTCCTGCCCAATCCCTGGGATCGGGGTTCGGCAAGGCTGCTCGCGTCGTTGGGCTTCCAAGCCCTGGCCACCACGAGCAGCGGCTATGCCGCGACCCTTGGCCGGCTCGACGGATCGGTGACCCGCGACGAGGCCGTGGGACACGCTGCGTCGATCGTCCAGGCGACCGATCTGCCGGTCTCCGCCGACCTGGAAAACGGCTTCGGCGACCAGCCGGCCGACGTCGCGGACACGCTGCGGCTCGCCCTCGACGCCGGGCTGGCCGGGTGTTCGGTGGAGGACTTCACCGGGCGGGAGGACGCGCCCATCTACGACGCCGGCCTCGCCGCAGAGCGGGTCGCGGCTGCGGCACAGGTCGCCCATGGTGGGCCTGTGCACCTGGTGCTCACCGCACGGGCCGAGAACTACCTGCACGGTCGGCCGGATCTGTCCGACACGATCGGCCGGCTGCAGGCCTGTCAGGAAGCCGGCGCCGACGTGCTCTACGCTCCGGGCCTGCGCCGCCTGGAAGACATCCGCCAACTCGTTGCTTCGGTGGACCGGCCCGTCAACGTCCTGGCGCGACCCGGGGCTCCAGCGGTGTCGGAGCTCGCGGCCGTCGGGGTCAGCCGGGTCTCGGTCGGCGGCGCGTTCGCCTTCGCTGCCCTGGGGGCTGTGATCGAAGCGGCGCGGGAACTGAGCGCGGAGGGGACCTACACGTTCTGGGAGCGGGCGAGCATCGGCCTGCAAGGCGCGCGCTCGGCCTTCGGAAGGTG